From the genome of Myxococcales bacterium:
TCGGCATATTTGGACTCATCCCCTATACCCGTATCTATGTTCAATTTAGAAAGAAATGTCATCTGCTGCGCAAGCGATTGCGCCTCATTGGCCCTTCCTACATCGTCTTTCAGCCTTTGAACGAGCTGATAAGCTTTCTTCATCTCAAGTCCGAGGCCTCGCCTGGCTATGTGGCGCTCGTAAGTAGCCTTGTAGTATTCGGCACGCGCCTTGCGAATTCTTCCGGCAGCACCATGAAAATCCAGATCTCCGGACAGCTGCATGCCAACGCCAGCCCTGGTGTAATTGAAGGGGTTGCTGTAATCGTCGGTGAAATTCGGACCCACCACCTCTCCGACGGTGCGGCCGACATCAGCAAAAAACCCCACTCCTGCTTTTGGAAGCAGCTTGAGTTTTTCCAGCTTGTACTGTTTCTGTTTCACATCTACTCCGATATCCAGAAGTTTGGACTCAGGCTGATGTTCCATCGCCATCTCTACGTATTCCTTCTCCTCAGCCAGCTTGTGGAGCAGCGGCTTCAGATTGTAAGAGTCGAGCTCGATTTCGGCGTTTGGATCGAGATCCAATTGAATTTTGAGACCCTCCAAGGCCAGCATGCCATTTTCCTTGGTCTCGGCAAGGCGCCTCTCGAGCTCGTTCCTAAAAACCTTGAGCTGGATGATGTCGAAGGGGTCGAGATCCTTGATATCCTTCTCATCCTCCTCCGCTATCTTGTTATTCATCTTGGATATCGCATCCTCAAGGATACGCTCCGTCTCCCTCGCCAGCTGAAGACCGAAGTAGATCTTCTTCACCTGGAATATCGTATCATACTGCATGCTTCGCCTCTTCGCCTGAGCAGCATCTACTCCGCGCTCGGCCATCTTCTTGGCTGTATTCAAACGCCCAAATGTCGTGATGGGAGCTGCGATGCCGACGTGAAAGCTGTTAAAGAGAGTTACGTTGCCTCTGAAAAAATCGTTGAAGGCGTTGTCGAGATCCTTCGGGACAGGCGCCACCCTGTAAGTGTATTCCATCACCGGCCAGAAGAGCGCTTTGGCCTCCGTCAGCTGTCCCTCGGCGGCCTCGACATCGTAACCAGCGGCAGTTATCCTCCTGTTGCGCTCGAGCGCCAGATCCACGCAATCTTCCAGTGAATAGCGCCTCGACTTGGGCTCCGCGCCCATATCGTTAATCCAGTGTTCTGAAAGATCCGGCGAGCCCGAACCCAGCGAAGGGTAAAGAGGCTCAGTTTTTTCCCTTACGACGACATCCTCCGACGTAGGCTCTATCTGAACGGAGCCGGGCGCAACAGGCTTTCTGACTGCGCTATGCCTCCCCGCATGGAGTTCGCCGGCCATGAGAATTGCGATCAGAAGACACGGTAGCGTTATGTTGAAATGATGCCTGATTTTCATCTTTGAACAGCTTGCGCCTTTCTCAATCAAGTATATGATCTTCAAAAGCTTTAGCAACGCAGGTCCGAGCCATCTATCAGATGGTTTTTTTTAACGCAACGTGATTTTTCCCTGATTTGGCGCAGCGCGTAGAAAAGAGATGTTCAGGAAACAAACCTTTTTGGCCCTTCGGCTTGGTGGTGGTAAACCGCGGCAGGCCTGAGAGGGAGGGTGAAGTTGAACTCGCTCCCCTGACCTATCTTGCTCGTAAGCCACATCCTCCCGCCATGAAGTTCGACCAATTTCTTGGAGATGGTCAAACCGAGGCCAAGCCCTTCATACTCCCTAGTGGCGCTCCCATCCCCCTGACGAAATCCCTCAAATATCGCCTTCTGTTTCTTTTTTTCTATTCCGATTCCTGTATCTTTTACTGAAATTTTCAGCATTTCTCCGCATTTTTCGGCTTCAATAGAAATTTTGCCGCGCTTTGTGAATTTTACAGCATTATCCATGAGGTGCTTTACCACCTGTTTGAGACGCGCCTCATCCCCGTAGACACCCGGCGTCTCGCTGCCGATCATTACTTCCACTTTGGTGTATTTATTCGGGGATATCTCCTCTGCGACCTGCTGAACGACCTTCCCGAGGTTGACCTTCTGAACATGCAGGTCGAGCTTATCGACTTCAAGCCTTGAAAGATCGACCATAGCCGTCACCGTATCGAGCAAACGCTTGCCTGAATTCAATATCAGGGAAAGATGTTTGTGCTGTTCCTCATTCAATGGACCATCCCCACCCTCCGCCATCAACTCCGTAAGCCCTATTACCGCTGTCAGCGGAGTTCTGAGCTCATGCGAAATATTCGCCAGCAACTGAGTTTTAAACTGGGCGGTCTCTTGAAGTTTCTGGTTCTGCCTCACAACGGCTTGATAGAGGTTTGCATTGTGAATGGAGGTTGCGAACTGGACGGCGAGCAGTTTGAGCAGATCCTTGGTCTCGCTGTCGTACATCCCTTTTCTGCGCGACCCGAGATTGATCACGCCATAGAGCCTGTCTCCGACAAAAAGCGGAATACATGCCTCGGCGTTGAACTGCACGAACCAGCGAAGCCCCTCATTTTTTATATCCCTGTATTTCACAGAATTTACGAAATCACCTCTTGCCACAACCGCCCTCTGGGTTTCGAGAAGAGAGATAAAGCCCCTCACCTCTCCCACGTCGAAACTGAAGGGTTTGAGTCCGAATGTGGCCTTTATCTGGAGACACCCCTTGGCATCCCTTACCACCAATGAGGCACCGGAGGCTCCGACTATCCTACAGGTCGCCGAAAGTATGGCGACATAAAGCTCGCGCCTGTCCTCCAGCGCGCTGAACCTTTCGAGGTAGTCTCTGAATATTTTCCTATAATCATATTCCGGTTTTCTTAGAAGGTAGCGACGGATCAGGGGATACAAAAAGTGCCAGCGCAAAACCACCATGCTCACGCCTAGAAGTGTAAAAATAACCCCGGAACTCACCAGGATGACGGGCATCGCTGCATTCCAATACTGAGATGTCAATTGCATGATGCTCAATCATCCCCCCCAGATACATAGCTTAGTCGCATTATATGGATATTTCAATAGGTTGACAAGGT
Proteins encoded in this window:
- a CDS encoding HAMP domain-containing histidine kinase — protein: MQLTSQYWNAAMPVILVSSGVIFTLLGVSMVVLRWHFLYPLIRRYLLRKPEYDYRKIFRDYLERFSALEDRRELYVAILSATCRIVGASGASLVVRDAKGCLQIKATFGLKPFSFDVGEVRGFISLLETQRAVVARGDFVNSVKYRDIKNEGLRWFVQFNAEACIPLFVGDRLYGVINLGSRRKGMYDSETKDLLKLLAVQFATSIHNANLYQAVVRQNQKLQETAQFKTQLLANISHELRTPLTAVIGLTELMAEGGDGPLNEEQHKHLSLILNSGKRLLDTVTAMVDLSRLEVDKLDLHVQKVNLGKVVQQVAEEISPNKYTKVEVMIGSETPGVYGDEARLKQVVKHLMDNAVKFTKRGKISIEAEKCGEMLKISVKDTGIGIEKKKQKAIFEGFRQGDGSATREYEGLGLGLTISKKLVELHGGRMWLTSKIGQGSEFNFTLPLRPAAVYHHQAEGPKRFVS
- a CDS encoding TolC family protein, encoding MKIRHHFNITLPCLLIAILMAGELHAGRHSAVRKPVAPGSVQIEPTSEDVVVREKTEPLYPSLGSGSPDLSEHWINDMGAEPKSRRYSLEDCVDLALERNRRITAAGYDVEAAEGQLTEAKALFWPVMEYTYRVAPVPKDLDNAFNDFFRGNVTLFNSFHVGIAAPITTFGRLNTAKKMAERGVDAAQAKRRSMQYDTIFQVKKIYFGLQLARETERILEDAISKMNNKIAEEDEKDIKDLDPFDIIQLKVFRNELERRLAETKENGMLALEGLKIQLDLDPNAEIELDSYNLKPLLHKLAEEKEYVEMAMEHQPESKLLDIGVDVKQKQYKLEKLKLLPKAGVGFFADVGRTVGEVVGPNFTDDYSNPFNYTRAGVGMQLSGDLDFHGAAGRIRKARAEYYKATYERHIARRGLGLEMKKAYQLVQRLKDDVGRANEAQSLAQQMTFLSKLNIDTGIGDESKYADALKLILLTRGQYFKTVFDFNVALADLERKIGMEKYNTLMSVSDTNEQEFFGIDRGDSFDFFEEDAVGPMEVENEDF